The following are from one region of the Macaca thibetana thibetana isolate TM-01 chromosome 2, ASM2454274v1, whole genome shotgun sequence genome:
- the GPR27 gene encoding probable G-protein coupled receptor 27, producing MANASEPGGGGGGEAAALGLKLATLSLLLCVSLAGNVLFALLIVRERSLHRAPYYLLLDLCLADGLRALACLPAVMLAARRAAAAAGAPPGALGCKLLAFLAALFCFHAAFLLLGVGVTRYLAIAHHRFYAERLAGWPCAAMLVCAAWALALAAAFPPVLDGGGGDDEDAPCALEQRPDGAPGALGFLLLLAVVVGATHLVYLRLLFFIHDRRKMRPARLVPAVSHDWTFHGPGATGQAAANWTAGFGRGPTPPALVGIRPAGPGRGARRLLVLEEFKTEKRLCKMFYAVTLLFLLLWGPYVVASYLRVLVRPGAVPQAYLTASVWLTFAQAGINPVVCFLFNRELRDCFRAQFPCCQSPRTTQATHPCDLKGIGL from the coding sequence ATGGCGAACGCGAGCGAGCcgggtggcggcggcggcggcgaggcGGCCGCCCTGGGCCTCAAGCTGGCCACGCTCAGCCTGCTGCTGTGCGTGAGCCTAGCGGGCAACGTGCTGTTTGCGCTGCTGATCGTGCGGGAGCGCAGCCTACACCGCGCCCCGTACTACCTGCTGCTCGACCTGTGCCTGGCCGACGGGCTGCGCGCGCTCGCCTGCCTCCCGGCCGTCATGCTGGCTGCGCGGCGTGCGGCGGCCGCGGCGGGGGCGCCGCCGGGCGCGCTGGGCTGCAAGCTGCTCGCCTTCCTGGCCGCGCTCTTCTGTTTCCACGCCGCCTTCCTGCTGCTGGGCGTGGGCGTCACCCGCTACCTGGCCATCGCGCACCACCGTTTCTACGCCGAGCGCCTGGCCGGCTGGCCGTGCGCCGCCATGCTGGTGTGTGCCGCCTGGGCGCTGGCGCTGGCAGCGGCCTTCCCGCCCGTGCTggacggcggcggcggcgacgacGAGGACGCGCCGTGCGCCCTGGAGCAGCGGCCCGACGGCGCCCCCGGCGCGCTgggcttcctgctgctgctggctgtggtggtgggcgccacGCACCTCGTCTACCTCCGCCTGCTCTTCTTCATCCACGACCGCCGCAAGATGCGGCCCGCGCGCCTGGTGCCCGCCGTCAGCCACGACTGGACCTTCCACGGCCCGGGCGCCACCGGCCAGGCGGCCGCCAACTGGACGGCGGGCTTCGGCCGCGGGCCCACGCCGCCCGCGCTTGTGGGCATCCGGCCTGCAGGGCCGGGCCGTGGCGCGCGCCGCCTCCTCGTGCTGGAAGAATTCAAGACAGAGAAGAGGCTGTGCAAGATGTTCTACGCCGTCACGCTGCTCTTTCTGCTCCTCTGGGGGCCCTACGTCGTGGCCAGCTACCTGCGGGTCCTGGTGCGGCCCGGCGCCGTCCCCCAGGCCTACCTGACGGCTTCCGTGTGGCTGACCTTCGCGCAGGCCGGCATCAACCCCGTCGTGTGCTTCCTCTTCAACAGGGAGCTGAGGGACTGCTTCAGGGCCCAGTTCCCCTGCTGCCAGAGCCCCCGGACCACCCAGGCGACCCATCCCTGCGACCTGAAAGGCATTGGTTTATGA